One genomic segment of Gasterosteus aculeatus chromosome 6, fGasAcu3.hap1.1, whole genome shotgun sequence includes these proteins:
- the prkn gene encoding E3 ubiquitin-protein ligase parkin isoform X1, producing the protein MIIYVRYNLGPCVPVELQEEASVADLQQLVGSQQGVHAELLRVLFAGRELKSSFTLQGCDLPEQSTVHVVLPKSAPTPGHLLLLRERLAGGGQEEGNSLARLDISSSRFPCTPPGLDGSNGGGGEGAEGGDREQMQAASLKGVRTCSTFFVYCKRCKSIQPGKLRVCCSSCRETTFTLSRGPSCWDDVLLPGRVHGFCQSDACVGNEAEFYMKCASHPTPEDEVSVALDLIMTNSREVPCMACSDTTELVLVFQCAERHVICLHCFHRYCQTRLNDRRFFSHPVIGYSLPCAAGCADSLIKELHHFRILGDDQYGRYQKYGAEECLLMNGGLMCPSPGCGAGLIPPDDSRRVTCDRHLGCGFVFCKCCREGYHEGACLTEQAPPIAESSQGFVVEEEASVKGRWDQASLLLLQETTKRCPQCSVPVERDAQNCKLQICIRGLYSLYTYDILCPETHRHRKHSPTNEKPLPCGKKGRNLSEGVRGGSVS; encoded by the exons ATGATAA TATACGTGAGGTACAACCTGGGGCCCTGCGTCCccgtggagctgcaggaggaggccagCGTGGCGGACCTTCAGCAGCTGGTGGGGAGTCAGCAGGGGGTCCACGCTGAGCTCCTTAGGGTGCTGTTTGCTGGAAGAGAGCTAAAGAGCAGCTTCACACTGCAG ggtTGTGACCTCCCGGAGCAGAGCACTGTCCATGTGGTCCTCCCTAAGTCGGCCCCAACCCCCGGACATCTGCTCCTCCTGCGGGAGCGCCTGGCTGGAGGAGGTCAGGAGGAGGGGAATAGTTTGGCCAGGTTAGATATCAGCTCGTCACGCttcccctgcaccccccccggCCTGGACGGGAGTaatggtggaggaggggaaggagcagaaggaggtgaCAGAGAGCAGATGCAGGCTGCCAGTTTGAAAG GTGTGCGTACCTGCAGTACTTTCTTTGTGTACTGTAAGAGATGTAAGTCAATCCAACCCGGCAAGCTCAGGGTGtgttgcagcagctgcagagaaacaacaTTCACCCTCAGCAGG GGTCCGTCCTGTTGGGACGATGTCCTCCTCCCAGGTCGTGTTCACGGCTTCTGTCAATCAGACGCTTGTGTCGGCAACGAAGCG GAGTTTTACATGAAGTGTGCGTCCCATCCAACGCCAGAGGACGAAGTGTCTGTGGCCCTCGACCTCATTATGACCAACAGCCGGGAGGTCCCCTGTATGGCCTGCTCCGACACCAC ggaGCTGGTCCTGGTATTCCAGTGTGCAGAGCGTCATGTGATCTGTCTCCACTGTTTCCATCGTTACTGTCAGACTCGTCTCAATGACagacgttttttttctcaccctgTGATTGGTTACTCGCTGCCATGTGCTG CCGGCTGCGCTGACTCTCTCATTAAAGAGTTGCATCATTTCAGGATTCTCGGGGACGATCAG TATGGGCGTTACCAAAAGTACGGGGCGGAGGAGTGTCTTCTTATGAATGGAGGACTGATGTGTCCGTCACCTGGCTGTGGAGCGGGGCTTATCCCACCTGATGACAGCAGGAGGGTGACGTGTGACAGACATCTCGGCTGTGGCTTTGTCTTCTGCAAATGCTGCAGGGAGGGGTACCATGAGGGGGCATGTCTCACTGAACAGGCCCCACCCATAGCGGAATCCTCCCAG ggcttcgtggtggaggaggaggcgtctgTCAAAGGGAGGTGGGATCAAGCCTCcttgctcctcctgcaggagacGACTAAACGCTGTCCTCAGTGCTCGGTTCCTGTGGAGAGAGACG cccaaaattgcaaattacaaatttgcatcagagggctttacagtctgtacacatacgacatcctctgtcctgaaacccatcggcacaggaaacactccccaacAAACGAAAAACCCCTTCCAtgtggaaaaaagggaagaaacctcagtgagggcgtcagaggaggatccgtctcctga
- the prkn gene encoding E3 ubiquitin-protein ligase parkin isoform X2, producing MIIYVRYNLGPCVPVELQEEASVADLQQLVGSQQGVHAELLRVLFAGRELKSSFTLQGCDLPEQSTVHVVLPKSAPTPGHLLLLRERLAGGGQEEGNSLARLDISSSRFPCTPPGLDGSNGGGGEGAEGGDREQMQAASLKGVRTCSTFFVYCKRCKSIQPGKLRVCCSSCRETTFTLSRGPSCWDDVLLPGRVHGFCQSDACVGNEAEFYMKCASHPTPEDEVSVALDLIMTNSREVPCMACSDTTELVLVFQCAERHVICLHCFHRYCQTRLNDRRFFSHPVIGYSLPCAAGCADSLIKELHHFRILGDDQYGRYQKYGAEECLLMNGGLMCPSPGCGAGLIPPDDSRRVTCDRHLGCGFVFCKCCREGYHEGACLTEQAPPIAESSQGFVVEEEASVKGRWDQASLLLLQETTKRCPQCSVPVERDGGCMHMQCPLCRAEWCWLCGVSWNTDCMGNHWFG from the exons ATGATAA TATACGTGAGGTACAACCTGGGGCCCTGCGTCCccgtggagctgcaggaggaggccagCGTGGCGGACCTTCAGCAGCTGGTGGGGAGTCAGCAGGGGGTCCACGCTGAGCTCCTTAGGGTGCTGTTTGCTGGAAGAGAGCTAAAGAGCAGCTTCACACTGCAG ggtTGTGACCTCCCGGAGCAGAGCACTGTCCATGTGGTCCTCCCTAAGTCGGCCCCAACCCCCGGACATCTGCTCCTCCTGCGGGAGCGCCTGGCTGGAGGAGGTCAGGAGGAGGGGAATAGTTTGGCCAGGTTAGATATCAGCTCGTCACGCttcccctgcaccccccccggCCTGGACGGGAGTaatggtggaggaggggaaggagcagaaggaggtgaCAGAGAGCAGATGCAGGCTGCCAGTTTGAAAG GTGTGCGTACCTGCAGTACTTTCTTTGTGTACTGTAAGAGATGTAAGTCAATCCAACCCGGCAAGCTCAGGGTGtgttgcagcagctgcagagaaacaacaTTCACCCTCAGCAGG GGTCCGTCCTGTTGGGACGATGTCCTCCTCCCAGGTCGTGTTCACGGCTTCTGTCAATCAGACGCTTGTGTCGGCAACGAAGCG GAGTTTTACATGAAGTGTGCGTCCCATCCAACGCCAGAGGACGAAGTGTCTGTGGCCCTCGACCTCATTATGACCAACAGCCGGGAGGTCCCCTGTATGGCCTGCTCCGACACCAC ggaGCTGGTCCTGGTATTCCAGTGTGCAGAGCGTCATGTGATCTGTCTCCACTGTTTCCATCGTTACTGTCAGACTCGTCTCAATGACagacgttttttttctcaccctgTGATTGGTTACTCGCTGCCATGTGCTG CCGGCTGCGCTGACTCTCTCATTAAAGAGTTGCATCATTTCAGGATTCTCGGGGACGATCAG TATGGGCGTTACCAAAAGTACGGGGCGGAGGAGTGTCTTCTTATGAATGGAGGACTGATGTGTCCGTCACCTGGCTGTGGAGCGGGGCTTATCCCACCTGATGACAGCAGGAGGGTGACGTGTGACAGACATCTCGGCTGTGGCTTTGTCTTCTGCAAATGCTGCAGGGAGGGGTACCATGAGGGGGCATGTCTCACTGAACAGGCCCCACCCATAGCGGAATCCTCCCAG ggcttcgtggtggaggaggaggcgtctgTCAAAGGGAGGTGGGATCAAGCCTCcttgctcctcctgcaggagacGACTAAACGCTGTCCTCAGTGCTCGGTTCCTGTGGAGAGAGACG
- the tspan14 gene encoding tetraspanin-14 isoform X1: protein MKMYYYRYESAEVSCRYKYLMFSYNIIFWLAGVAFIAVGFWAWSEKGVLLDLTQVTQLHGFDPVWLVLVVGGVTFILGFAGCVGALRENICLLKFFSGVIGFIFLLELTAAVLAVVFQSQVREWINDFFLANVKGYRDDIDLQNLIDSLQRMNHCCGAQGPNDWNQNVYFSCNGTHRSREKCGVPFSCCITDPADSVLNSQCGYDVRNRPTSEWTQHIYTKGCIAALEDWLPGNLYTVAIVFIVISLLQMVGIYLARTLISDIEKVNFSY from the exons ATGAAG ATGTACTACTATCGATATGAGAGTGCTGAGGTGAGCTGCCGCTACAAATACCTCATGTTCAGCTACAACATCATCTTTTGG CTGGCTGGTGTTGCCTTCATCGCAGTTGGTTTCTGGGCGTGGAGTGAAAAG GGGGTCCTGTTGGATCTGACGCAGGTAACCCAGCTGCATGGTTTTGATCCGGTCTGGTTGGTCCTGGTCGTTGGTGGCGTCACATTCATCCTGGGCTTTGCCGGATGTGTGGGAGCTCTGAGAGAAAACATCTGTCTTCTAAAGTTT TTCTCTGGTGTGATCGGCTTCATCTTCTTGTTGGAGCTGACGGCTGCGGTTCTGGCCGTGGTGTTTCAGAGTCAGGTCCGAGAATGGATCAACGACTTCTTCTTAGCCAATGTTAAAGGTTACAGAGACGACATCGACCTGCAGAACCTCATCGACTCTCTGCAGAGGATG AATCACTGCTGTGGAGCTCAGGGACCAAACGACTGgaatcaaaatgtttattttagctGTAACGGAACCCATCGCAGCAGAGAGAAGTGTGGAGTTCCTTTCTCCTGCTGCATCACAGATCCTGCT gaCTCTGTGCTGAACAGTCAGTGTGGATACGACGTGAGAAATCGGCCAACG AGTGAGTGGACTCAGCATATCTACACCAAAGGCTGCATTGCTGCACTGGAGGATTGGTTACCTGGCAACCTCTACACGGTAGCCATAGTCTTCATCGTCATCTCTCTTCTGCAG ATGGTGGGGATCTACCTGGCCAGGACTCTGATCTCGGACATCGAGAAGGTCAATTTCAGCTACTGA
- the tspan14 gene encoding tetraspanin-14 isoform X2, producing MYYYRYESAEVSCRYKYLMFSYNIIFWLAGVAFIAVGFWAWSEKGVLLDLTQVTQLHGFDPVWLVLVVGGVTFILGFAGCVGALRENICLLKFFSGVIGFIFLLELTAAVLAVVFQSQVREWINDFFLANVKGYRDDIDLQNLIDSLQRMNHCCGAQGPNDWNQNVYFSCNGTHRSREKCGVPFSCCITDPADSVLNSQCGYDVRNRPTSEWTQHIYTKGCIAALEDWLPGNLYTVAIVFIVISLLQMVGIYLARTLISDIEKVNFSY from the exons ATGTACTACTATCGATATGAGAGTGCTGAGGTGAGCTGCCGCTACAAATACCTCATGTTCAGCTACAACATCATCTTTTGG CTGGCTGGTGTTGCCTTCATCGCAGTTGGTTTCTGGGCGTGGAGTGAAAAG GGGGTCCTGTTGGATCTGACGCAGGTAACCCAGCTGCATGGTTTTGATCCGGTCTGGTTGGTCCTGGTCGTTGGTGGCGTCACATTCATCCTGGGCTTTGCCGGATGTGTGGGAGCTCTGAGAGAAAACATCTGTCTTCTAAAGTTT TTCTCTGGTGTGATCGGCTTCATCTTCTTGTTGGAGCTGACGGCTGCGGTTCTGGCCGTGGTGTTTCAGAGTCAGGTCCGAGAATGGATCAACGACTTCTTCTTAGCCAATGTTAAAGGTTACAGAGACGACATCGACCTGCAGAACCTCATCGACTCTCTGCAGAGGATG AATCACTGCTGTGGAGCTCAGGGACCAAACGACTGgaatcaaaatgtttattttagctGTAACGGAACCCATCGCAGCAGAGAGAAGTGTGGAGTTCCTTTCTCCTGCTGCATCACAGATCCTGCT gaCTCTGTGCTGAACAGTCAGTGTGGATACGACGTGAGAAATCGGCCAACG AGTGAGTGGACTCAGCATATCTACACCAAAGGCTGCATTGCTGCACTGGAGGATTGGTTACCTGGCAACCTCTACACGGTAGCCATAGTCTTCATCGTCATCTCTCTTCTGCAG ATGGTGGGGATCTACCTGGCCAGGACTCTGATCTCGGACATCGAGAAGGTCAATTTCAGCTACTGA